A window from Culex pipiens pallens isolate TS chromosome 3, TS_CPP_V2, whole genome shotgun sequence encodes these proteins:
- the LOC120421632 gene encoding cuticle protein-like, giving the protein MAFKFVVFACLVAFAAAYPGSYGDYYGAEHGVAEEEAGAVDEHQYGQIARISLDGGHGHHEYAAHHEDEHVDYYAPPKYAFKYGVNDFHTGDVKSQHETRDGDVVKGQYSLVEPDGSVRTVDYTADKHSGFNAVVHKTAPVAHHGGHGDHY; this is encoded by the exons TTTGTAGTTTTTGCTTGCCTGGTGGCGTTTGCGGCCGCTTACCCCGGCAGCTACGGCGACTACTACGGAGCGGAACACGGCGTGGCGGAGGAGGAAGCCGGCGCCGTCGACGAGCACCAGTACGGACAGATTGCGCGGATCTCGCTGGACGGCGGTCACGGTCACCACGAGTACGCGGCCCACCACGAGGATGAGCATGTGGATTATTAT GCCCCACCCAAGTACGCGTTCAAGTACGGCGTCAACGACTTCCACACCGGCGACGTCAAGAGCCAGCACGAGACGCGCGACGGTGACGTCGTGAAGGGCCAGTACTCGCTGGTCGAGCCCGACGGTTCGGTCCGTACCGTTGACTACACCGCCGACAAGCACAGCGGCTTCAACGCCGTCGTCCACAAGACTGCCCCGGTTGCGCACCACGGTGGCCACGGGGACCACTATTAG